TCAGAAGATATCGAGGTTCGGCGCATCTTCGGAACTTCACAAGTTCGCAACTTCATAATTTAGTAAAATATATTTTAGAAAGGTTGACAATGAAAGGCGTCATCTTAGCCGGCGGCCTGGGGTCCAGGCTGCGCCCCCTGACCAGTATCACCAACAAGCACCTGCTGCCGGTTTACGACCGGCCCATGATCTACTATCCTATCCAGACCTTAGTGGAGGCCGGGGTCCAGGACATTATGCTGGTGACCGGGGGCAACGCGGCCGGCGATTTCCTGCGCCTTTTAGGCAACGGCGAGGAGTTCGGGCTCAAGCACATCAACTATACCTACCAGAAGCATGAAGGCGGGATCGCCGAGGCCTTAGGGCTTTGCCGGCACTTCGCGGGCAACGACAAGGCGGTGGTGATGCTGGGCGACAACATCCTGGACGGCTCCATCAAAAAAGCGGTCAATGATTTTGAGAAGCAGGAATCAGGCGCCAAGATATTCTTAAAAACCGTGGACAATCCCAAGGAATACGGGGTGGCCGAGCTAAAAGGCCAACTGGTCAAGAACATCGTGGAGAAGCCCAAGAACCCCAAGAGCAACTACGCCGTGATCGGCATCTATATGTACGACGCCCGGGTCTGGAACATCCTGAAGACCCTGACGCCTTCGGGACGGGGCGAGCTGGAGATCACCGACGTCAACAACGCCTATATCAAAAAAGACATGATGACCTACGAGATCATCAAGGGCTGGTGGGGCGACGCCGGATCTTCCATCGAGGACCTGTGGCGGGTCAACCACTACATCGGCCAGAAGGCGGAGCGGGCCAAGTGCAGATCCTAGTCACCGGGGCCAAGGGGATGCTGGGCACCGACCTCTGCGCCGAGCTCAGCGCCCAGCACCAGATAACCGGGGTGGATATCGGCGATTTCGACCTCTCGCAAAAAAAAGCGGTTAAAGCCATCGCCGACCTCAATCACCAGTTGGTGGTGCATTGCGCGGCCATGACCGACGTGGACGGCTGCGAGTCCGACCCCGATAAGGCCTATCTGGTCAATGGACTGGGAACCCGGCATGCGGCGCTGGCCTGCCAGAAGCTGGATATTCCGATGCTGTACCTCAGCACCGACTTTGTTTTCGACGGCGCAAAACGTGAACCCTATTACGAGTGGGATAGTCCCAATCCTCTGGGCCACTATGGCCGGTCCAAGCTGGCTGGTGAGATGGAGGTCCGGGATCTTTTGAAAAAATTCTACATCGTGCGCACCTCCTGGCTTTTCGGGATCAACGGAAAAAACTTCGTGGCCAGCATCCTTAAAAAAGCCAGGGAGACCGGGTCTGTCAAGGTGGTGGACGACCAGACCGGCTCGCCCACCTATACCCGCGACCTGTGCAACGCCCTGTCAATGCTGATCCAGAGCGACCTGTACGGCGTTTATCATCTCAGTAATTCGGGATCCTGCACCTGGCACCAATTGGCTAAAAAGGCAGTAGAACTGGCCGGGATCAAGGCCGAAGTACTTCCCATCAAGTCCCACGAATATCCCACTCCAACCAAACGGCCGGCCTATTCGGTGCTGAACAATTTTGCCTGGACAAAGGATTTCAAAATCCCTCTCCGGCCATGGGAAGAAGGCCTTAAGGATTACATCCGCGAAACAATGCATGTGCAGTGTTGAAAAGTTGCAGTGGCATTTTAAGGTAGACAAGATTTACATGATTTACGGGATTCTTTATAAATAAAGGGCTAGAAAATCCTGTTAATCCTGTCAAAAAATATCATCTATAAGCTTATAAATCA
This candidate division TA06 bacterium DNA region includes the following protein-coding sequences:
- the rfbD gene encoding dTDP-4-dehydrorhamnose reductase; the protein is MQILVTGAKGMLGTDLCAELSAQHQITGVDIGDFDLSQKKAVKAIADLNHQLVVHCAAMTDVDGCESDPDKAYLVNGLGTRHAALACQKLDIPMLYLSTDFVFDGAKREPYYEWDSPNPLGHYGRSKLAGEMEVRDLLKKFYIVRTSWLFGINGKNFVASILKKARETGSVKVVDDQTGSPTYTRDLCNALSMLIQSDLYGVYHLSNSGSCTWHQLAKKAVELAGIKAEVLPIKSHEYPTPTKRPAYSVLNNFAWTKDFKIPLRPWEEGLKDYIRETMHVQC
- a CDS encoding NTP transferase domain-containing protein, whose protein sequence is MKGVILAGGLGSRLRPLTSITNKHLLPVYDRPMIYYPIQTLVEAGVQDIMLVTGGNAAGDFLRLLGNGEEFGLKHINYTYQKHEGGIAEALGLCRHFAGNDKAVVMLGDNILDGSIKKAVNDFEKQESGAKIFLKTVDNPKEYGVAELKGQLVKNIVEKPKNPKSNYAVIGIYMYDARVWNILKTLTPSGRGELEITDVNNAYIKKDMMTYEIIKGWWGDAGSSIEDLWRVNHYIGQKAERAKCRS